One bacterium genomic window, TGACGTATTCTCAGACACCGGGTTCGGGAACAGAGTTAGATCACTCAAGGCATTAATACCCGTTTCCTCGGCTACCATTGTCTCCAGAAAGTACTGCATGTACCGCGTCATCAGCTGCAGTTTGGAGCTCGTGCTGTTACGGAGGGCCCCGAAATTGCAGGTTGCATATATTGACCTGTAATCATTGCTGGTGCCACCGTAGCATAGGACACGCCCCTGGTTATCCTGCGATTTGAAAAGCAAGATACCACCATTGGAACCTATGTAGTCAACATAATTATCCGGCTCCTGCTGATACATATAATCAAATCCCATTCCGGCGGCAAAAGAACTGGTCTCTCCGGTCAGCGAGCTCACGTTGCCCGTCGTGTAGTAATTACCATCGCCCAGATAAGTCGCGCCGAGCATCTGGTACAGGGTCGTGCCGCTGTGCGCGTACCCGAGTTCGGGGTTCT contains:
- a CDS encoding FlgD immunoglobulin-like domain containing protein, producing the protein MLGATYLGDGNYYTTGNVSSLTGETSSFAAGMGFDYMYQQEPDNYVDYIGSNGGILLFKSQDNQGRVLCYGGTSNDYRSIYATCNFGALRNSTSSKLQLMTRYMQYFLETMVAEETGINALSDLTLFPNPVSENTSCRFTLAAPAHVNVSIYNVAGQIVRDLADDNLSAGGHTIKWNGRDDHGAEVSSGSYCLKITVGSAVQTRTFVLVR